A stretch of Enterobacter cloacae complex sp. ECNIH7 DNA encodes these proteins:
- the oqxB gene encoding multidrug efflux RND transporter permease subunit OqxB produces MDFSRFFIDRPIFAAVLSILIFITGLIAIPLLPVSEYPDVVPPSVQVRAEYPGANPKVIAETVATPLEEAINGVENMMYMKSVAGSDGVLVTTVTFRPGTDPDQAQVQVQNRVAQAEARLPEDVRRLGITTQKQSPTLTLVVHLFSPNGKYDSLYMRNYATLKVKDELARLPGVGQIQIFGSGEYAMRVWLDPNKVAARGLTASDVVTAMQEQNVQVSAGQLGAEPLPKKSDFLISINAQGRLHTEEEFGNIVLKTTQDGTVVRLRDVARIEMGSGSYALRSQLNNKDAVGIGIFQSPGANAIDLSNAVRAKMDELSTRFPADMKWAAPYDPTVFVRDSIRAVVQTLLEAVVLVVLVVILFLQTWRASIIPLIAVPVSVVGTFSILYLLGFSLNTLSLFGLVLAIGIVVDDAIVVVENVERNIEEGLAPLAAAHQAMREVSGPIIAIALVLCAVFVPMAFLSGVTGQFYKQFAVTIAISTVISAINSLTLSPALAALLLKPHGAPKDFPTRLIDRLFGWIFRPFNRFFHRSSNGYQGLVGKTLGRRGSVFVVYLLLLCAAGVMFKAVPGGFIPTQDKLYLIGGVKMPEGSSLARTDAVIRKMSEIGMNTEGVDYAVAFPGLNALQFTNTPNTGTVFFGLKPFDQRKHTAAEINAEINAKIAQIQEGFGFSILPPPILGLGQGSGYSLYIQDRGGLGYGALQNAVNTMSGAIMQTPGMHFPISTYQANVPQLDVQVDRDKAKAQGVLLTDLFGTLQTYLGSSYVNDFNQFGRTWRVMAQADGQFRDSVEDIANLRTRNSQGEMVPIGSMVKITTTYGPDPVIRYNGYPAADLIGDADPRVLSSAQAMTQLDAMSKQILPNGMNIEWTDLSFQQATQGNTALIVFPVAVLLAFLVLAALYESWTLPLAVILIVPMTMLSALFGVWLTGGDNNVFVQVGLVVLMGLACKNAILIVEFARELEIQGKGIMEAALEACRLRLRPIVMTSIAFIAGTIPLILGHGAGAEVRGVTGITVFSGMLGVTLFGLFLTPVFYVTLRKFVTRGKKEERDVLPA; encoded by the coding sequence ATGGACTTTTCCCGCTTTTTCATCGACAGGCCGATTTTTGCCGCGGTGCTGTCGATTCTGATTTTTATCACAGGGTTAATCGCCATCCCGCTGCTGCCGGTGAGCGAATATCCTGACGTCGTGCCGCCAAGCGTGCAGGTGCGCGCGGAGTACCCGGGCGCTAACCCGAAAGTGATTGCCGAGACCGTGGCGACGCCGCTTGAAGAGGCGATCAACGGCGTTGAGAACATGATGTACATGAAGTCCGTCGCGGGCTCCGACGGCGTGCTGGTCACCACCGTCACCTTCCGTCCGGGTACCGATCCGGATCAGGCGCAGGTGCAGGTGCAAAACCGCGTCGCGCAGGCCGAAGCGCGTCTGCCGGAAGACGTGCGGCGTTTGGGGATTACCACCCAGAAACAGTCCCCGACGCTAACGCTGGTGGTGCATCTGTTTTCGCCCAACGGTAAGTACGACTCCCTGTATATGCGTAACTACGCCACGCTGAAGGTGAAGGACGAGCTGGCGCGCCTGCCCGGCGTCGGCCAGATCCAGATTTTCGGCTCGGGCGAGTACGCGATGCGCGTCTGGCTGGATCCCAACAAGGTGGCGGCCCGCGGGCTGACCGCGTCGGACGTGGTCACGGCGATGCAGGAGCAGAACGTGCAGGTGTCCGCCGGGCAGCTTGGCGCCGAGCCGCTGCCGAAAAAGAGCGATTTCCTGATCTCCATTAACGCCCAAGGGCGTCTGCATACCGAAGAAGAGTTCGGCAATATTGTCCTGAAAACGACGCAGGACGGTACGGTCGTCCGCCTGCGCGATGTGGCGCGTATCGAAATGGGGTCCGGCAGCTATGCGCTGCGTTCCCAGCTGAACAATAAAGACGCGGTCGGGATTGGTATCTTCCAGTCGCCGGGGGCGAACGCCATTGATTTGTCTAACGCGGTGCGCGCGAAAATGGACGAACTGTCCACGCGCTTCCCGGCAGATATGAAGTGGGCGGCACCTTACGATCCAACCGTTTTCGTGCGCGACTCCATCCGTGCGGTCGTGCAAACGCTGCTGGAAGCGGTGGTGCTGGTAGTGCTGGTGGTGATCCTGTTCCTGCAAACCTGGCGCGCGTCGATCATTCCGCTGATCGCGGTGCCGGTTTCGGTGGTGGGTACCTTCAGCATTCTCTACCTGCTCGGCTTCTCGCTGAACACCCTGAGCTTGTTCGGGCTGGTGCTGGCCATCGGTATCGTGGTGGACGACGCCATCGTGGTGGTGGAAAACGTCGAGCGAAACATAGAAGAGGGGCTTGCGCCGCTTGCGGCGGCGCATCAGGCGATGCGCGAAGTGTCCGGGCCGATTATCGCGATTGCGCTGGTGCTGTGCGCGGTGTTTGTTCCGATGGCGTTCCTCTCGGGCGTGACCGGGCAGTTCTACAAGCAGTTTGCGGTGACGATCGCGATTTCCACGGTCATCTCCGCTATTAACTCGCTGACGCTCTCTCCGGCGCTGGCGGCACTGCTGTTAAAACCGCACGGCGCGCCGAAGGATTTCCCGACCCGGCTTATCGATCGTCTGTTCGGCTGGATTTTCCGTCCGTTTAACCGCTTTTTCCACCGCAGCTCGAACGGCTATCAGGGGCTGGTGGGCAAAACGCTGGGACGACGCGGCTCGGTATTTGTGGTGTATCTGCTGCTGCTCTGTGCCGCTGGCGTGATGTTTAAAGCGGTTCCCGGCGGGTTTATTCCGACACAGGATAAGCTGTACCTGATTGGCGGCGTGAAGATGCCGGAAGGTTCTTCGCTGGCGCGCACCGACGCGGTGATCCGCAAAATGAGCGAAATCGGGATGAATACCGAAGGCGTGGACTACGCGGTTGCGTTCCCGGGGCTGAACGCGCTGCAGTTCACCAACACGCCGAATACCGGGACGGTCTTCTTTGGCCTGAAGCCGTTCGATCAGCGCAAACATACTGCGGCGGAAATTAACGCTGAGATCAACGCGAAAATCGCGCAAATTCAGGAAGGTTTTGGCTTCTCCATTCTGCCACCGCCGATTTTAGGGCTGGGTCAGGGGTCGGGCTATTCCCTGTACATTCAGGATCGCGGCGGTCTGGGGTATGGCGCGCTGCAAAATGCGGTGAACACCATGTCCGGTGCGATTATGCAGACGCCGGGAATGCACTTCCCGATCTCAACCTACCAGGCTAACGTTCCGCAGCTGGACGTGCAGGTAGACCGTGATAAGGCGAAAGCGCAGGGCGTATTGCTGACCGATCTTTTCGGTACGCTGCAAACCTATCTTGGCTCGTCGTACGTGAACGACTTCAACCAGTTCGGCCGTACCTGGCGCGTGATGGCGCAGGCCGACGGACAGTTCCGCGACAGCGTGGAAGATATTGCGAATCTGCGCACCCGTAATAGCCAGGGCGAAATGGTGCCGATTGGCAGCATGGTGAAAATCACGACCACCTACGGCCCGGATCCGGTGATCCGCTACAACGGCTACCCGGCGGCAGATCTGATTGGCGATGCCGACCCGCGCGTGCTTTCGTCTGCGCAGGCGATGACGCAGCTGGACGCCATGTCTAAGCAGATCCTGCCAAACGGGATGAACATTGAATGGACGGACCTGAGCTTCCAGCAGGCGACGCAGGGCAACACGGCGCTGATCGTCTTCCCGGTCGCGGTGCTGCTGGCGTTCCTGGTCCTGGCGGCGCTGTATGAAAGCTGGACGCTGCCGCTGGCGGTGATCCTTATCGTGCCGATGACCATGCTCTCCGCGCTGTTTGGCGTCTGGCTGACCGGTGGCGATAACAACGTCTTCGTGCAGGTGGGGCTGGTGGTGCTGATGGGGCTGGCGTGTAAAAACGCGATTCTTATCGTGGAGTTTGCCCGCGAGCTGGAAATTCAGGGCAAAGGCATTATGGAAGCCGCGCTGGAGGCGTGCCGCCTGCGTTTACGTCCGATTGTGATGACCTCCATCGCCTTTATTGCCGGGACTATTCCGCTGATCCTCGGCCACGGCGCGGGCGCAGAAGTGCGCGGCGTCACCGGGATCACGGTCTTCTCCGGGATGCTGGGCGTGACGCTGTTTGGTCTGTTCCTGACGCCGGTGTTTTACGTGACGCTGCGTAAATTCGTGACGCGCGGGAAAAAAGAGGAAAGGGACGTTCTGCCCGCGTAG
- a CDS encoding OmpP1/FadL family transporter produces the protein MRKSTLFYLVLFFSQATQASALYFYEIGSEDTALAGAGQAARAQDASTIVTNPAGMTRLPEHMFTGGLQAMDGDISYHLDDDSGRKSPGDIMRFFPNASAFYTQKLDDALYAGVGLYGNYGLGIDFGNWAGDRLIKKSTMVAMTLSPSLAYKLSGRVSVGGSVNVNYGFLSLTRDVDNEDVKENDHDWALSYRLGLLMALTDQTRAGIAWTSKTEYDFNIDGKVRFPNLPNVEYDIPISAQVRAPQQVMLSLVHDFNKTWSIMGDLGWQDWSQFGSPQVTVAGQDAERKNRLKDSWHTALGLQYRPTELWRLNAGVAFDSTVYQSQNDVALSLPTGDEWRFATGAQYQMTPQSNIGFAVSYLHMQSSRVKTPEQFKGSYDNPYLWFASVNYSYLF, from the coding sequence ATGAGAAAATCGACATTGTTTTATCTTGTACTGTTTTTTTCGCAGGCAACCCAGGCCAGCGCACTCTATTTCTATGAGATTGGGTCTGAAGATACCGCGCTTGCCGGTGCTGGTCAGGCTGCCCGTGCTCAGGACGCATCCACGATAGTGACCAACCCGGCGGGAATGACGCGGTTGCCTGAACATATGTTTACCGGCGGATTACAGGCAATGGACGGGGATATTTCTTATCACCTTGATGATGATTCGGGCCGTAAAAGTCCCGGTGATATCATGCGATTTTTTCCAAATGCGAGTGCCTTTTACACGCAGAAACTCGATGATGCGTTGTATGCTGGTGTGGGTTTATATGGGAACTATGGGCTGGGTATTGATTTTGGTAATTGGGCCGGCGATCGGCTTATCAAAAAAAGTACAATGGTCGCGATGACCCTAAGTCCATCCTTAGCCTACAAGCTGAGCGGGCGGGTGTCCGTTGGCGGTTCCGTCAATGTGAATTACGGATTCCTTTCACTTACACGCGATGTCGACAATGAAGATGTCAAAGAAAACGATCATGACTGGGCGTTGAGCTACCGTCTGGGCTTACTGATGGCGCTCACCGATCAAACGCGAGCGGGCATTGCGTGGACCAGTAAAACGGAATATGACTTTAATATTGATGGCAAAGTCCGCTTCCCAAATTTACCCAACGTTGAATATGACATTCCCATTTCTGCGCAGGTCAGGGCACCTCAGCAAGTTATGTTGAGTCTGGTACATGATTTCAATAAAACGTGGTCGATCATGGGGGACCTGGGCTGGCAGGACTGGAGCCAATTTGGCAGTCCGCAGGTCACTGTCGCTGGGCAAGATGCCGAACGAAAAAACCGGCTTAAAGACTCCTGGCATACTGCGCTGGGGTTACAGTATCGCCCAACAGAATTGTGGCGCTTAAATGCAGGCGTGGCGTTTGACAGTACCGTATACCAGTCTCAGAATGATGTTGCACTTTCATTACCCACCGGCGACGAGTGGCGATTTGCGACAGGCGCTCAGTACCAGATGACGCCACAAAGCAACATTGGATTTGCCGTCTCGTATTTGCATATGCAGTCCTCACGCGTGAAAACACCGGAACAATTTAAGGGAAGCTATGATAATCCGTACCTGTGGTTTGCCAGCGTGAACTACAGCTATTTGTTCTGA
- a CDS encoding hybrid sensor histidine kinase/response regulator, translating to MKILLIEDDLDLGNGVRIALSDQGFDVIWVRRKEDALHQLDVCVPELILLDLGLPDGDGMSLMARLRQQLKGIPVIILTARGTLQDRLCGLDAGADDKSPHSDVEVTLFTPASGWNFFIYLNSRGYYILPLLVCFPFLLFPAWLSIRIAMRPWNKVVNEITLRTPDDLSPLKAVPGHRELRQMVDAINDFLARVRESAERERVFIADAAHELRTPLAAMRINVEALQSWVISESQQELLAGVIRSNSRAARLVNQLLLMMHSEARIDTEMETVPLTTLIQERMAELEPLASARRIELEFFAEDDIWIPGVRERLVSLIDNLIENAVKYSPEGGRIQVDVCTSDGFARLRVSDAGPGIPVELRERVFDRFFRDPNQVQSGSGLGLAIVKAVAQQHNSSVNLSTSAEGGLMVTVDFPNRTFC from the coding sequence GTGAAAATTTTACTAATCGAAGACGACCTGGATCTCGGCAACGGCGTACGTATCGCCCTCTCGGATCAAGGATTTGACGTCATATGGGTACGCCGCAAAGAGGATGCGCTGCATCAGCTGGACGTCTGCGTGCCGGAACTTATTTTGCTCGACCTGGGGCTGCCCGACGGCGACGGCATGAGCCTGATGGCGCGTTTGCGCCAGCAGCTCAAGGGGATCCCGGTCATCATCCTGACGGCGCGAGGTACGCTGCAGGATCGCCTGTGCGGGCTGGATGCCGGTGCGGACGACAAATCCCCTCACTCTGACGTGGAGGTCACCCTCTTCACGCCAGCCAGCGGCTGGAACTTCTTTATCTATCTGAACTCACGCGGTTACTACATCCTGCCGCTGCTGGTCTGCTTCCCTTTTCTTCTGTTTCCCGCGTGGCTGTCAATCCGCATTGCGATGCGCCCCTGGAACAAGGTGGTCAATGAAATTACGCTACGCACGCCTGACGATCTCTCCCCTTTAAAAGCCGTTCCCGGACACAGGGAGCTTCGCCAGATGGTGGATGCGATCAATGACTTCCTTGCCAGAGTGCGTGAAAGCGCGGAAAGGGAACGGGTTTTCATTGCGGATGCCGCGCACGAGCTGCGTACCCCCCTCGCGGCGATGCGCATCAACGTGGAAGCGCTGCAGTCCTGGGTCATTAGCGAGAGCCAGCAGGAGCTGCTTGCGGGGGTGATTCGCAGCAACAGCCGGGCAGCGCGTCTCGTCAACCAGCTGCTTCTGATGATGCACAGCGAAGCGCGCATTGATACGGAAATGGAGACCGTGCCGCTGACGACGCTCATCCAGGAGCGAATGGCCGAGCTGGAACCGCTGGCCTCTGCGCGCAGGATAGAACTGGAATTCTTCGCCGAGGATGACATCTGGATCCCCGGCGTCAGGGAACGCCTGGTGTCGCTTATTGATAACCTCATTGAGAACGCCGTGAAGTACAGTCCCGAGGGCGGGCGGATTCAGGTCGACGTCTGCACATCAGATGGCTTCGCGCGGCTTCGCGTTTCAGATGCAGGGCCCGGTATTCCGGTTGAACTCCGGGAGCGTGTGTTCGACCGGTTTTTCCGCGACCCCAATCAGGTGCAAAGCGGGAGCGGGCTGGGTCTTGCCATCGTCAAAGCGGTGGCGCAGCAACACAACAGCAGCGTAAACCTGAGTACTTCCGCTGAAGGTGGCCTGATGGTGACGGTTGACTTCCCGAACCGCACGTTTTGCTAA
- the dmsD gene encoding Tat proofreading chaperone DmsD: MKDVSHSESFAFSARVLGALFYFAPDSEQAAPLVKALTAGEWVQDWPLPAETLQPVADTFASSSDEPLADAWQRLFIGPYALPAPPWGSVWLDRESVLFGDSTLALRQWMRENNIAFEMQQNEPEDHFGTLLLLAAWLAENGREAECAQLLAWHLLPWSTRFLSVFVENAGHPFYTALGRLAQLTLADWRAGLLIPVAEKTLYL; the protein is encoded by the coding sequence ATGAAAGACGTCTCACATAGTGAATCGTTCGCGTTCAGCGCCCGGGTGCTGGGCGCGCTGTTTTATTTCGCTCCGGACAGCGAGCAGGCCGCGCCGCTGGTGAAAGCGCTCACCGCTGGCGAATGGGTTCAGGACTGGCCTCTGCCTGCAGAAACGCTGCAGCCCGTTGCCGATACGTTTGCCTCATCTTCCGATGAGCCGCTGGCGGACGCCTGGCAACGGCTGTTTATTGGTCCGTATGCCCTGCCCGCTCCGCCGTGGGGTTCCGTCTGGCTGGACCGTGAGTCCGTATTGTTTGGCGACTCGACCCTCGCGCTGCGCCAGTGGATGCGTGAGAACAATATCGCGTTTGAGATGCAGCAGAATGAGCCGGAAGATCATTTTGGTACTTTGCTGCTGCTGGCGGCGTGGCTTGCCGAGAATGGCCGCGAAGCAGAGTGCGCTCAGCTTCTGGCGTGGCACCTGCTGCCGTGGAGCACCCGCTTCCTGTCGGTGTTTGTGGAAAACGCCGGGCATCCCTTTTATACCGCGCTGGGCAGACTTGCTCAGCTAACGCTCGCGGACTGGCGAGCCGGGCTGCTTATTCCGGTTGCGGAAAAAACGCTGTATCTCTAA
- a CDS encoding YebG family protein has product MAVETKFVVVRKGEEKMTFASKKEADAHDKLLDMADAFTDWLLQSGMQMDETQAENLGLYLAEQKETVQHILRTSKLPDLNAPAATDKTESDAADTKKIRAVKAA; this is encoded by the coding sequence ATGGCTGTTGAAACAAAATTTGTTGTCGTAAGAAAAGGTGAAGAGAAAATGACATTTGCCAGTAAGAAAGAGGCTGACGCTCACGACAAGCTGCTGGATATGGCAGACGCGTTCACCGACTGGCTGTTGCAAAGCGGAATGCAGATGGATGAAACGCAGGCTGAAAATCTTGGCCTGTATCTCGCCGAGCAGAAAGAAACAGTGCAGCATATTCTGCGTACCAGCAAGCTTCCCGATCTCAATGCTCCAGCTGCAACGGATAAAACAGAATCCGATGCGGCTGACACGAAAAAAATCAGGGCTGTGAAAGCGGCCTGA
- a CDS encoding SulP family inorganic anion transporter, translated as MFGKQLLNYMPGLQTLLAYDKSWLKNDVKAGLSVAAVALPVAIAYAELAGVGAIVGLYSCVLPMIAYALFGSSRQLIVGPDATTCAVIAAVVFPLSAGNPELHWQLTIIMTLMMGGWCLLASKFRLGALADLLSHPILTGLLNGVAVTIIVGQLGKVLGIKLDEAQVIEKIMALPGRLSESHLLTVGISLLTLIILMAIKTYRSHWPAPLIAIVMTTLLVWATSAQQYGIATIGGEGFQPGLPVVNWGAFQPGPMRDLVIPALNLALVSFVSLMLTARSFAAKNGYEINADAEFRALGIANLMSGLSQGFAISGADSRTAVNDSVGGKSQLVSIVAALLIGIVVVFFTQPLQFIPVSALGIVLMYASWSLIDLRGLWNLRRRNKQAFRLAFFTFGCVLIIGVIQGIGLAVLLGLLQFLRTVFRPSEHLLGTDDDGMIHSLGNTTDIKMVPGVLMYRFNSPLTYFNVAYFKRRVLNLVDGAAVQPKWVVIDAVACFTYSDISVLATINELKRDLKGRQITLILAGRKTELTRWFKDSRPTMNDDDMILAPDLYLALRFIQSKESASESGSEV; from the coding sequence GTGTTCGGAAAACAATTGTTAAACTACATGCCAGGTTTACAAACTTTGTTAGCCTACGATAAAAGCTGGCTAAAAAATGATGTTAAAGCTGGCTTATCCGTTGCGGCTGTCGCGCTTCCGGTGGCTATTGCTTATGCTGAGTTGGCGGGTGTTGGGGCAATAGTGGGGCTCTATTCCTGCGTTTTACCGATGATAGCGTATGCACTCTTTGGTTCTTCACGTCAGCTTATTGTGGGCCCTGATGCCACGACCTGCGCGGTGATTGCAGCCGTCGTGTTTCCTCTTTCTGCAGGTAATCCCGAACTGCACTGGCAGCTGACCATTATCATGACGTTGATGATGGGTGGGTGGTGCCTGCTTGCCAGTAAATTCCGCCTGGGCGCACTTGCCGATCTGCTTTCTCATCCAATCCTTACGGGTTTGCTTAATGGCGTTGCCGTGACGATTATTGTCGGGCAATTAGGCAAGGTGTTGGGGATAAAACTCGACGAAGCGCAGGTTATTGAGAAAATAATGGCCTTGCCAGGCCGTCTTTCAGAAAGCCATTTATTAACCGTTGGCATATCGCTTTTAACGTTAATTATTTTAATGGCGATCAAAACGTATCGCAGCCACTGGCCAGCACCGTTGATTGCCATTGTGATGACAACGCTACTGGTATGGGCGACATCTGCACAACAGTATGGTATTGCCACTATTGGGGGAGAAGGCTTCCAGCCTGGTTTACCCGTCGTTAACTGGGGCGCGTTCCAGCCCGGTCCGATGCGTGATTTAGTGATCCCGGCGCTGAACCTGGCGTTGGTCAGTTTTGTCAGCCTGATGCTGACCGCCCGCAGTTTCGCCGCGAAAAATGGCTATGAAATTAATGCTGATGCAGAGTTCCGGGCGCTGGGGATTGCGAACCTCATGTCGGGATTATCTCAGGGGTTTGCTATCAGTGGAGCCGATTCCCGGACCGCGGTTAATGATTCAGTGGGTGGGAAAAGCCAGCTGGTTTCCATCGTCGCAGCCTTACTCATCGGTATCGTAGTGGTGTTTTTCACTCAGCCATTACAATTTATTCCGGTATCTGCATTAGGTATTGTTTTGATGTACGCATCCTGGTCATTAATTGATCTGCGCGGGTTATGGAACCTGAGGCGTAGAAATAAACAGGCATTTCGCCTGGCCTTTTTCACGTTTGGCTGTGTGTTAATTATCGGCGTTATCCAGGGGATCGGCCTTGCGGTGTTGCTTGGCCTGTTACAGTTCCTGCGTACGGTGTTTCGTCCCTCTGAGCACTTACTGGGAACTGACGACGATGGCATGATTCACTCATTAGGTAATACAACCGATATTAAAATGGTCCCGGGCGTGCTGATGTATCGATTTAACTCACCGTTGACCTATTTTAACGTGGCTTATTTTAAACGTCGGGTATTGAACCTGGTTGATGGTGCAGCAGTACAGCCTAAATGGGTGGTCATTGATGCCGTTGCTTGCTTCACCTATTCAGACATCAGCGTTCTGGCAACCATAAATGAGTTAAAGCGCGATCTGAAAGGTCGACAGATTACGTTAATCCTTGCGGGCAGAAAAACGGAATTAACGCGCTGGTTTAAAGATAGCCGGCCAACAATGAATGATGATGACATGATTCTGGCGCCAGACCTCTATCTGGCACTTCGGTTCATTCAAAGCAAAGAGAGTGCGAGTGAATCAGGTAGCGAGGTATAA
- a CDS encoding RrF2 family transcriptional regulator — protein MLDYRFPTALQMVLSVAMAEQLGERSTSAILAYGLEANPSFIRKLMVPLTRDGIIVSTLGRNGSIHLGRPPEEITLRDIYLSVIEDKKLWASRPDVPARCVVSANACWYFKSISEEAEEASLAVLARHTVASALDAVKNADSSGWDPLPDLIAQYQKTS, from the coding sequence ATGTTAGATTACCGCTTCCCGACAGCTTTGCAGATGGTTCTCAGCGTAGCGATGGCGGAGCAATTGGGTGAACGTTCTACGAGTGCGATTCTGGCCTACGGCCTGGAAGCGAACCCGAGCTTCATCCGCAAATTGATGGTTCCGCTGACGCGTGACGGCATTATCGTCTCAACGCTTGGCCGTAACGGCTCAATTCATCTTGGTCGCCCGCCGGAAGAGATCACCCTGCGCGACATCTACCTTTCGGTTATCGAAGATAAAAAGCTGTGGGCGTCGCGCCCTGACGTGCCGGCCCGCTGCGTGGTCAGCGCTAACGCCTGCTGGTACTTCAAATCGATATCCGAAGAAGCCGAGGAGGCTTCGTTAGCGGTACTGGCCCGCCATACCGTGGCAAGCGCCCTCGACGCGGTCAAAAACGCCGACAGCAGCGGATGGGATCCGCTCCCCGACCTTATTGCCCAGTATCAAAAAACGTCGTAA
- a CDS encoding helix-turn-helix domain-containing protein has translation MNTGAFMHDLLDWIDNNLDSRLDIESVARRSGYSKWHLQRLFKEHTGYPLAGYIRAQKLQKSVERLTRSDEPILNVAIALGFDSQQSFNRSFKRQYGQAPGAWRRSMGGPETQQLRQ, from the coding sequence ATGAACACTGGCGCATTTATGCATGATTTACTCGACTGGATCGACAACAACCTGGATAGCCGTCTGGACATTGAGTCCGTCGCCAGGCGGTCCGGCTACTCAAAATGGCACCTCCAGCGCCTCTTCAAAGAGCATACGGGCTATCCCCTCGCCGGGTATATTCGCGCGCAAAAGCTGCAAAAATCGGTTGAGCGCTTAACCCGCAGCGATGAGCCTATTCTAAACGTGGCGATCGCGCTGGGCTTCGACTCCCAGCAGTCCTTCAACCGCAGCTTTAAGCGTCAGTATGGTCAGGCGCCTGGGGCATGGCGGCGGAGTATGGGTGGCCCGGAAACACAGCAGCTTCGCCAGTAA
- a CDS encoding VOC family protein produces MLTYITIGTNDLQRAAAFYDAIFKVLGYSRLPAWTKDWAMWGDENNPDEGFSFCICPPFDRQPATAGNGIMFAFRAANAELVRRFHAAGLLAGGKSEGMPGTRTAYGPDFYVAYLRDPDGHKLACVCQHYSPEADTFPCEE; encoded by the coding sequence ATGCTGACTTATATCACTATAGGTACAAATGATCTTCAGCGCGCCGCGGCGTTTTATGACGCGATTTTTAAAGTGCTTGGCTATTCACGCTTGCCTGCCTGGACCAAGGACTGGGCAATGTGGGGAGATGAAAATAATCCAGATGAGGGGTTTAGCTTCTGTATTTGTCCTCCCTTTGACCGACAACCCGCAACGGCGGGAAACGGGATCATGTTCGCATTCCGTGCAGCTAACGCGGAGCTTGTCAGACGTTTCCATGCAGCAGGCCTTCTTGCGGGAGGAAAGAGTGAAGGCATGCCAGGGACACGAACCGCGTACGGCCCCGATTTTTATGTTGCCTATCTGCGCGATCCTGACGGGCATAAGCTGGCATGCGTTTGTCAGCATTATTCTCCTGAAGCCGATACGTTCCCATGCGAAGAATAG
- a CDS encoding efflux RND transporter periplasmic adaptor subunit — MSLQKTWGNFHLNALGVMLLSVLLVGCDNSVAQNAAPPAPAVSAADVVVKSISQWDSFNGRIEAVESVQLRPRVSGYIDKVNYTDGQEVKKGEVLFTIDDRTYGAALEQAQANLARAKTQASLAQSEANRTDKLVNTNVVSREEWEQRRSAATQAQADIRAAQAAVDAAQLNLDFTKVTAPIDGRASRALITSGNLVTAGDTASVLTTLVSQKTVYVYFDVDESTYLHYQNLARSGQGASSNHTALPVEIGLTGEEGYPHQGKVDFLDNQLTPSTGTIRMRALLDNAQRQFTPGLFARVRLPGSAEFKATLIDDKAVLTDQDRKYVYIVDKEGKAQRRDITPGRLADGLRIVRQGLNPGDKVIVEGLQKVFMPGMPVNAKTVAMTATSALN; from the coding sequence ATGAGCCTGCAAAAAACCTGGGGTAACTTTCATCTGAACGCGCTGGGGGTCATGTTGCTCTCCGTGCTGCTTGTCGGATGCGATAACAGCGTCGCGCAAAACGCCGCGCCGCCTGCGCCCGCCGTCAGCGCTGCTGACGTGGTGGTGAAATCCATTAGCCAGTGGGATAGCTTTAATGGCCGGATTGAAGCGGTGGAGAGCGTTCAGCTCCGTCCGCGCGTTTCCGGCTACATTGATAAAGTGAATTACACCGACGGCCAGGAAGTGAAGAAGGGCGAGGTGCTGTTCACGATTGATGACCGAACCTATGGCGCGGCGCTGGAACAGGCGCAGGCGAACCTGGCGAGAGCTAAAACGCAGGCCAGCCTGGCGCAAAGTGAGGCTAATCGTACCGATAAGCTGGTCAATACCAACGTTGTCTCCCGCGAAGAGTGGGAGCAGCGTCGTTCGGCCGCCACTCAGGCGCAGGCCGATATTCGTGCCGCGCAGGCGGCGGTTGACGCCGCGCAGCTCAACCTGGACTTCACCAAAGTCACCGCGCCTATCGACGGTCGCGCCAGCCGGGCGCTGATCACCAGCGGAAACCTGGTGACGGCGGGTGACACCGCCAGCGTCCTCACCACGCTGGTCTCGCAGAAAACGGTTTACGTCTACTTTGACGTGGACGAGTCGACCTATCTTCACTACCAGAATCTGGCCCGCAGCGGGCAGGGGGCTTCCAGCAATCACACGGCGCTTCCGGTTGAGATTGGCCTGACGGGCGAGGAGGGATATCCCCACCAGGGCAAAGTGGACTTCCTGGATAACCAGCTGACGCCGAGTACCGGCACCATCCGTATGCGCGCGCTGCTGGATAACGCGCAGCGTCAGTTCACGCCGGGACTTTTTGCCCGCGTACGCCTGCCGGGCAGCGCGGAGTTCAAAGCCACGCTTATCGACGACAAAGCTGTGCTGACCGATCAGGATCGTAAGTACGTCTATATCGTCGATAAAGAGGGGAAAGCGCAGCGCCGCGACATCACGCCGGGCCGTCTGGCAGACGGTTTACGCATCGTGCGGCAGGGGCTGAACCCTGGCGATAAAGTCATCGTCGAGGGTTTACAAAAAGTGTTTATGCCGGGGATGCCGGTTAACGCGAAAACCGTTGCCATGACCGCCACCAGCGCCCTCAACTGA